A DNA window from Falco naumanni isolate bFalNau1 chromosome Z, bFalNau1.pat, whole genome shotgun sequence contains the following coding sequences:
- the HSPB3 gene encoding heat shock protein beta-3, with amino-acid sequence MAEAVIRHWVETPVRYQEQFAAQELEAHRLDHSLYALPGPSTAALSSRRCVTESTDGARNSVPEEENARFQVLLDVVQFRPEDIIIQTFEGWLLIKAQHGPRMDEHGFISRSFTRQYKLPDGVENKDLSALFCHDGILVVEMKNSVGEN; translated from the coding sequence ATGGCAGAAGCTGTTATAAGGCACTGGGTGGAAACCCCCGTACGCTACCAAGAGCAGTTTGCTGCCCAAGAGCTGGAAGCGCACAGGCTGGACCACTCTTTATATGCTTTGCCGGGCCCTTCTACAGCTGCACTGAGCAGCAGAAGGTGTGTCACTGAAAGTACAGATGGAGCCAGGAACAGTGTCCCGGAGGAGGAAAACGCACGCTTTCAGGTCTTGCTGGACGTTGTGCAGTTTCGACCTGAAGATATCATTATTCAGACTTTTGAAGGCTGGCTCCTGATCAAAGCCCAGCACGGACCCAGGATGGACGAACACGGTTTCATATCCAGAAGCTTTACCAGACAATACAAATTACCCGATGGAGTGGAGAACAAAGACTTGTCTGCGCTTTTCTGCCACGATGGCATTTTGGTTGTTGAAATGAAGAACTCGGTGGGAGAGAATTAG